GGATAATTAGCAACAACTTATAAGATCAACAGCTTTCTTTTGTTTTTTTGAATAACCAATATAAGTGGTATCTTCTTCTCCAAGTGAAATTATGAATAAAGGTCTTTTGTCATTTTCACATTCTATAAAAGTATCATAATCTGTAAATTCTTCTTTTGATTGACCAAGAACGCCATCCTTTTTTATTTCATTTGTGATGTACATAAATGAATCCTTTTCTAATATTTGTTTGGCTTTAGTCAAAATATATTTCACCATTTCGGCATCATTTTTAATATTTTCCAATTCATAACCATTTGCCATATATCTTGTTGTAAATGATGTTTCGTATAGCAATTCACCAGCATTATTAAAGATCTTCAATACTGATGTTGTATGATTTATATTTCCTTTAGGAACAATAAGGATAAATTTATCATCAGTTGATAAATCTGAAAATTTTGTAAAAAGTGAATCCTTATATTCTTCTTTAATTATCGAATTATTAAATTTAGAATATACTACTGAATCCGGATTTTGTACAGCACTTAAAGTGTCTTCTTTGGGTTCTGTATTTTTCAAACTATCACTTGCTATTGAAGCTTTTTCGGTTTGTTGTTTTTCAGCTCGATTGCAGGCATAAAAACATAAAACAATAACAAAACAAATTAGAGTATTTCGAAGCATTTTTGGTGATTATATTTTGGTTATGGTTAATTCAAATATACAGAAGTATTTTATTAAAAATTATCAGTTTTATAAAGTTATTTGTGCCTAATAGCACATTTCAATTCTTGATTTACATTATGAAAAAAAGGATATGCAAACAAGAATATAGTTTAGTTCTATATTTTCATTTGCATATCCTTGATAAAAAGGAAATTTTGCGGACACAAATATTATAAATGAATTTCAAACACGAATTGCACGAATTAGCACAAATTCTAATGATTTAACCTTGTTTGTGAAATTAATTTCACAAACAAATTAGTGATAATTAGTGCAATTAGTGTTTTTCATACTTGTGTACACACGGTAGTTTACAGAGCAGTAATTTTTACAGAACTGGCTTTATCATTAAAACTTCCTAAACAGCTATTATTTCCTGTTATTACAACAGATTCTCCGCCATAATTATCGTTTTGATACATTGTAATTTTGTATCCGCTTTCTAATCGAACAGAAGACAAATCATCATTTGCAATACCATAAGATTTTAGCTGAGCCAATGTATAATTGCCAGCAGGCAAGGCGATTGCATAACCTGTATAATTGCAATTTTGGTAAAGCGTTACGATACCGCCAGCCGAAGCATTGTATTTATTATCCGTATAAATGCGGGAAAGATTACCTACACCATCAAAATAATTATCTGCTAGTTTTGCAGGATCTGTTGCAAATTCTCCACCTTGTACAATCGCATCATTTCCATCATTCCATGCCCATGGAGCGTTTGCACCACCAGTTTTAAAATCATTTCCTGTAAATCCTCCGCCTGGACTAGAGAATAATTGTGTATTAAATCTTTGATCCCATAATCCGCCGCTTTCAAAAATATCGACAAGTTTGTATTCTACATAATTATCGTAATTATCAGCTGGTATTTGCGCCACTCCGCTTGCCGATGGATAATAGATAATTCCGTCTCCGTCAATATCGTGCTGTGGCCACGCTTTAAGACTATGTCCTTTAGAATCTTGCGCCGTAACAGGATGCAATTCTCCGTTAAAATCTCTCATTTGCAAAGTTCCGTCAACACTTTCCAATCCGCTTACAAAAGAACTTCCAGACGGAACATACGAAAAGAAATCAGAGTGACTTACTGTAACCGCTCCTTTTAAAGTTCCATAAGTTGAACCATTTTTTTCTACAATCATTAATACACCTTCTAAATCATTTTCGTGTTGGTCTAATGAATACAAAAGCGGATTATCTGTCCAATCTCTTGGAGAGAAAAAAGCATACGTAATGAACCAATGCGTGTTTGATTCTACTACAGAATAGTAACAATGTGCCGCTAAAGAATTAGCATAAGCCGGAAGATTATTCCAGTTGTTTTCGCCATTCCAGTCATTGTCATAATTAATAGCTGTAAGATAATCTGATTTTCCTCCTTCGGCATACGTTCCTGTGGCATCTACATCTTTGTAATGAATAGGCGCCCATCTTCTTGCCAAATCAGAACTTGCTGCTGAACTCATTTTCTTGAAACTTTTTTGTTCTTTTACCACAGCGGTAGTTTCTGCTTCGTCCATTGTCGTGTCCTGACAAGAGAATGTAATTGCAGATAATGCAATAATTAAGACTTTACTTAAAATCTTTTTTGGATTCTGTTTTTTCATAATTCTAGGTTTAATGGTTTATAATAGATTTAAATGCACTGATTTTGATAAATTATGGATTAGCATTAGAAACTTGTTTTTGAATTATAATTCTTACTAGTTATAAGTACTGTAAAAGAGAAATCGTACTATCTGAAGGGTATTATAATACGGTTAACAAAAAGTTAATAGGATTAATATTATTTGTCGCTTGCGAAGTCAGTAAAAGCGCTGAAGTATTTTAAGTATATATCGCAGTTATAATGGCGTGTGTAGATAAGTTATAACCTTGATATAAGGAAGATTAAGATATGTTACCGATAAATTAAATTATGGTTAACTGGTTGTGTTTGATTCTATTTTAATGTAATTAATTCTCAAATTTACAGACGTGTCAATAAAGCATAAACCAATTTATTCTCTTATAATAGTACCTTAATAAACGTGCAAAACTACCTTATACCTTCAGAAATTTCATGGCTTTCTTTCAATAACTGTATTTTGGATGAAGCAAATGATGCCAATAATGCATTATACGAACGAATCAAGTTTTTAGCGATTCATTCTTCAAATCTGGATGAATTTTTTAGAGTTAAAATCAGAAAATTGCTGATCAAAAATTCAAAGAAAAATAAAGATTTACTGGAGAAGATTTTAGCCGAAATTAATCTTCAGCAAAATAGATTTGGGGCAATCTGGAACAATTCGATAGTGCCGGAATTAGCCGCAAATAATATCGTTTATTATGAAAATCAAGAACTTTTAGAAGAGCATTTGCATGAGATCGAATATTATTTTAAAAGTATTATTTTGTCTTATATTCAGGTAATTTATATATCGGTAAACCTTCCAAAAACTTATTTTTTAAACAATCGCAGTTTATACTTTTTAGTCAAGCTAAAAGATTCGGCGGGCAATTATCATTATGCTTATTTGAATATTCCATCGGACAAACTGGATCGCTATAAAAAATTGCAAAGTCTCGGAGATACACACTATATTATTTCGATTGATACGATTATAAAAAAATGTTTGTCTCTGATATTCCCAACCGGAAAAGTGGTTTCCTGCAATGCAATAAAGCTAAACAGAGACGAAAATTATCTTATCGAAGATGAAAACTCCGGAGATTTAATTGCAAAGATTGAAGCAAAAATTGAAGAACGAAAACGAGGTTCATCGACACGATTTCTGTATGATTATAATATGGATGCCGAAACAATTTCGGTATGTAAAAAAGCGTTCCGACTTCATAATAATGAAATGATAAAAGGAGGAAGTCATCACAATCTTTATGATTTATTTCGGTTTCCAAATCCTGTAAAACCAAATCTTCAAGGAGCAAATTATCCAGGTCTTCAACATTTGCCTTTCGAAAGTAATAAGTCGGTTTTTGAAATTATTGACAGACAAAATCAATTGCTTCATTTTCCGTATCAATCGTATTATTATGTACTTCAGTTTTTTAATCAGGCAGCAATTAATAGAAACGTTCTTGAGATAAAAATTACTTTATACCGTATTTCATCAGAATCGTTAATTGCAAATGCTTTGATAAGTGCGGCAAAAAACGGTAAAAAAGTAACTGTTTTTGTAGAAGTTAAAGCACGCTTTGATGAATATAATAATTTATTCTGGTCGAGAGAAATGAAAAATGCCGGAATAAAGATTATTCAAAGTATGCCAAATTTAAAGGTTCATGCCAAAGTTGCAATGGTAACCATGAAAGATAAGTACGGAAACAAGAAACATTATAATTATCTGTCAACGGGAAATTTTAATGAAAGTACCGCAAATATTTATTCTGATTTTGGTTTTTTTACTTCGGAAAAAAGATATACAGATGATTTGAAAAAAGTCTTTGCATTCTTAAAAAGCAAGAAGAAAACCGAAGCTCCAAAACATATTCTGGCCGCAGGTTTTAATATGAAAGAAAAATTAATAGAATTAATAGACGACGAAATAAAGAACAAAAAAGAAGGTAAAGAAGCGTACATCTTTTTGAAAGTAAACGGAGTCGACGAAAAGGATATTATTGATAAACTTATTGAAGCAAGCAAAGCTGGCGTTGATGTAATCATGATCGTACGCGGAATTTGCACATTATTACCGGGAATTAAAAATGTATCCGAAAACATCGAAATTTACCGCATTGTAGATATGTTTTTAGAACATTCGAGAATCTACAAGTTTGCAAATAATGGTCAGGAAAAAGTCTATTTATCATCGGCAGATATGTTAAGTCGAAATTTAAACAGAAGAATAGAAGTTGCTTTCCCGATATACGATCAAAGAAATATTGCGGAAATAAATAAGATTATTGAATTACAACTCGAAGACAACACAAAACGCAGAAGTGTAAATAGCGAAGGAATTAACGAATTGGAAATCTTAGATTCAGAGATTCCGAGGCGTGCTCAGACCGAAATTTACAATTGGATTGCTGAGAATAATAAAGTGGAATCTCAAGACTTTTAATTGCCATTTAGACACAAAGAGAATATATTAGTTTCATAACAAGATTGGATTGTTTTCTATCTGTCTAAATTGGTTCTTTTGAAGTCTTATACTTTTTATTTGATGAAGACATTCATTAACGAGATTTTTTATTTCGAGGTAAGTCACATTATGAATTGAAGTAATAGAACTTTTGACCATGTCGATATAATTTCCGGCATCAATTAAATCTGTTTCGAGTTTTTTTAGAATAGTACTTTCAGGATTTTTGCTTTTTTTATAATAGTAAATGCAATTATGAAGATCTTCAATTTGACCACGTAAATCAAATACTGCATTTTTTGAAATTGCACGTCTGTAATAATTCGAAAACTCTAACGGATTCTCTTCAATCAATTTATCAAAATCTTCAATTGCCTGCGAATGTTTATTTAACTTTTGAAGACACTTTGCTCTTAATTTAAAGACTTTTAAATCAAATCGGGAATTTAAAGAATTATCAAAGTATAGTAAAGCCTCACCAAATTTGTTAGACAAATAAAGTTTTTTCCCTTTTTTTAAATTGATCAATTCCTGTGTAGACTTCGATTTAAAAAAAGTAGTCTTAAGTTTTGCTTCCAAATTATTAAACCATTTCATATGCCAAAAAATTAGATGGTTAGAGTTTTACTGATGCAATTAAAAAGAAATTTTTGGGATTTAAATTTAGTTGTTTTTTTTTAATTCGATAGCTTTTAAATAGAATTAAATTTACAATTACTTTATAATTAATTGTGTTAGTTAGCAATAAATGGGAGTTTCGCTTAAAGATTCTACAGTTTTATTAACCATTTTTTTATGATGATTTTAATTACGTTTAGTTAGAAATTTTTTCTGAATAGTGAGAATTCATCATTAACTCTTTATTAACCCTTAATACGGGAAACCGTATTAAAAAAGTAAAGTTTTTTGGTATGTTTGTACCGATTTGATATTTTCATTTTCTTGAGATTCTTATGCTTACCAAATTATTATAAATAAAAAATACCACTAGTCTATGAAGAAAATTCTACTCTTTTTTTGTGTTTTACAATCTTTAATAACTTTTGCCCAAAACCCTGCTGATATAGAGCACAACTTTGGACCAGGACCTGGATTTGGCAGTCTTGTAAATTGTATGGTAACCCAACCAGATGGAAAAGTAATTATAAAAGGATCTTCTGTGTATAAAGGCGCGATAACCAAATTATTGATTCGTATTAATCCTGACGGAAGCGTAGATCCAACTTTTGATTATTACGTGGAAAATGCTTTTGATATAAAAACGGTTGCTTTACAGCCTGATGGAAAATTACTTATAGGAGGTCTCGATAAAACTCTAAGAAATCGTGTAATACGTTTAAACAGCGATGGTAGTAAGGATACTTCTTTTGAGTTTGGGGCCGTGCAGGAGGTTAGCGCTTTTGTTAGTTTAATAACATTACAACCCGATGGAAAAATACTTGTAGTCAATAAAAAAGATTCTGTAGAACCAAGGAGACGCTTAATTCGTTTGAATGCTGACGGAAGCCTTGATTCAACTTTTGATATAAAAAACGGATTTGATAGCAATGTTTTTGCAGTTGCTGTTCAATCTGACGGAAAAATAATTGTAGGTGGCAGCTTTAGTACCTATCAGGGAGTAGCACAGAGTTATTTGGTACGTTTAAATGCAGATGGTACAAAAGACACTTCATTTAGTATAGGAACAGGCTTCGCTGGTAGTTCGGTCGCGTCTATTGTAATACAAAATGACGGACAAATAATTGTAGGCGGTGGTTTTACACGCTATCAGGGAGTAGCTCAGAAATATTTGGTTCGTATAAATCCAGACGGAAGCATTGATACTTCATTTATCAGTCCACCTAGTTTTATGTACATGACTAGTGAAAGTGTGAATAATATGTACTTGCAGCCTGATGGAAAATTACTTGCAAACCTTTATAGATCTAATGGTAATGACGCTGTTTATCGTTTTAATACTGACGGAACTACAGATACTACTTTTTCAATTCCTTCTTTTAGCGAGAGCGCAAATATTCTTAATGGGCGTTCAAATGCGGATGTTAACGCCATAACCCTTTTAAATGATGGAAAAATCCTTATTGGAGGAAAATATAGTTACTGTCGGGATATTATTGATAAAGGTATTATTTGTTTAAATGCTGATGGAACCAGAAATGCTACTTTTAACAAAGACACAGGTCTTGACGCTGCAGTGTTTTGTTCAGCGGTACAAACTGATGGGAAAACTTTGATAGGAGGTTTTTTTGACAATTATCAGGGAGTTACACAAAAAAAGCTGATTCGTTTAAATGCTGATGGAAGCAAGGATACTTCATTTAATCCGGATTATAAGTTCAATAATGAAGTGAGTTCAATACTATTACAACTGGATGGGAAAATATTAGTTAGAGGAAAATTTACGGATACAGGCAATGGAGGCAGAAATTCTCTGGTTCGGTTAAATCCAGATGGTTCGCTGGATACTTCCTTCATTAAGAGATTTGAATATGCGGTTGAAGAAATGGCTTTACAGCCTGATGGCAAAATACTTGTAAGTGCTTTTGTGGATAGTTATCCAAACTTACCCTATAGAAAATTATTTCGCTTGAATATCGATGGCAGTGAAGACAAATCTTTTAAACCTGGAACTGGTTATGATTTTACGAATGCTTTAATTTCTTCTATTGTAGCACAACCAGATGGTAAAATACTTTTAGGAGGATCATTTACTACTTTTAACGGACTTGCTGAAAAGTATTTGATTCGTTTAAATCCCGATGGAAGTAAAGACACTTCCTTTAATGTTGTAACGCTGCATGATTCAGCAATTGATGTTAGTGATATAGTCTTACAGCCAGACGGGAAAATACTTGTAAACGTAGGTTTTTCTAACGCTCAGGTAAATTATCAAAGTTATTTGATTCGTTTAAATTCAGACGGAAGTAAAGATGTTTCATTTGCTGACGGAACCATAACTGAAAATGTAGGAACAGGATATAGTGGTACCATTATTTCTGTGGTTTTGCAATCAGATGGAAAAATACTTTTAGGAGGAGAATACAATACTTATCAAGGCGTTACTCAAAATCGTTTGACACGTTTAAATACTGATGGAACAATAGACAATACCTTTGACTCAAAAACAGGATTTGGAAGTCCGGTTTACACTATATCTTTATTTCCTGATGGAAAAATTAATGTAGGCGGAGTTTTTTCAGGTTACCAAGGTATTACGTCTGCTTATTTTATTCGCCTAAAAGGGACTTATGTTAAACCTACCGTAAGCGCAACAACGATTCAAACTAATTTAACTTGTCCTGGCAATCAATCCGGTTCAGCTTCGATAGTATCAGTTTATGGCGGAAAAAGTCCTTATACTTATCTTTGGTCAAATGGAGCAACAACAGCGACCGTTAGCGGATTACCGGAAGGAAATTATTGGTGTAAAATAACGGACGCCAATTCGGAAAGCGTAACGAAGAATTTTGTCATAATTACAGATCCAGATATTGAAAAACCAACAATCATTGCTCCGGAAGCTGTAACCGTAAATTTAAATACAGGTTGTACAGCAACACAAATTTCATTAGGAACTCCTGTAACAAGAGATAATTGTATCATAACTTCAGTTACAAATGATGCTCCAACAGAATTTCCGTTAGGAGACACAAAAGTAACCTGGACCGTAAAAGACGCAAACAATAATACTTCAATCGCAGTTCAAACAGTTACAGTAAAAGATGTTACTTTGCCTACGATCACAGCTCCAGCGCCTGTAACGGTGGAAGTTGGAGAATATTGCAGCGCTAAAGATGTAGTATTAGGAACACCAACAACGGCTGATAATTGTTCTGTTGCTTCAGTTAAAAATAACGCTCCAAAAAGTTTCCCTTTAGGAAAGACAACCGTTACCTGGACTGTAACTGACGGAAGCAATAATAGCGCAAAAGCAACACAAATAGTAACCGTAAAAGATACAACTCCACCAACTATAACAGCTCCTGCAGATGTTGTAGCAGAAATGGAAACAAATTGCAGTGCAATAAACGTTACATTAGGATATCCGGTAATAACGGATAGTTGCGCAAATGTTTCAGTTACAAATAATGCTCCCGGAAGTTTTCCTATAGGAAAAACAACAGTAACCTGGACAGCAAAAGACATAAGTAATAACATTGCAACAGCGACCCAAATAGTAACCGTAAAAGGTATTGATGTAACCATTACATTCAATGCAGGCAAACTATCTGTTGCCGAAACTGGTGCTACATATAAATGGGTGACTTGTAATAATGGAACATTTACACCTATTGCAAATGAAACTAATGCTGTTTTTACACCAAAACAATTAGGAAGTTATGCTGTTGAGGTTATAAAAAATGGATGTTTAGCAAGAAGTACTTGTTTTGATGTTACAGTTTTGGGAACAAAAGATTTTGAACTTCAGAATTCATTCAAATTATATCCAAATCCGGTTAAAGATTTCATTACAATTGAAATGAATTCATCAGATAATGCAAAATTGAATGTATTTGATGTAACTGGTCAAATTGTCCTTTCGAAAGAATTAAAAGCGACATCAACGAAACTAAATATCTCTAATTTACCAACAGGAGTTTATATGTTTCAGATTTCAAATGAGACAGGAATTGTAACGAAAAAAGTAATTAAAGATTAAGTTTAATACTGACATAAAAGTTTAATCTTCTTTGAATAAAAAAAGCCGAAAATCAGTGATTTTCGGCTTTTTTTATTATGTTCTCTTGTTCTAAACATATAAACTCCAGCTAAAGCTGGAGCCAATTCAAAAAAACTTCGCTCCCGAAGCCTCGGGATTGAGACTTTGCGAGATTAATTTTATTTTGAGATCTAAAAGTAAAGTTTAGTTTTTTGAAAGTGTTTCAGAAATTTTATCTCCCAAAGCTTGTAATTTCTCAAAGGTTTCATTAGAAACTAATTCTTTATCAATGCTAACTTTTAATTTTCCTTCTTTTAGAACAAAAGAATAAGCAGTTTCGCCATTGTTGTCTTTCTTCCAAATTTTGCTGCCACGCTCAGTTGATTCCATATCGTTGTCTAAGTTATCAGACAATAATTTTTCTATTTTTTTAGTTTTAGAAACATCGAAATTTGCCAGTAAAGAATAAGAATCATCTGAATTAGAAATCGAAACAGATGAAGAAGATTTTGTCGTTTTTGTTTGTGTCGAAGGCACTTTTGCAATAGCAGTTGTATTTCCCGAAGTTGCCGTTGCTGTTTGTGCCTGAGCTAAAGTTCCCCAAATTAAAAGGGTTAGTAATGAGATGATTT
This genomic window from Flavobacterium sp. 9 contains:
- the ppk1 gene encoding polyphosphate kinase 1; this encodes MQNYLIPSEISWLSFNNCILDEANDANNALYERIKFLAIHSSNLDEFFRVKIRKLLIKNSKKNKDLLEKILAEINLQQNRFGAIWNNSIVPELAANNIVYYENQELLEEHLHEIEYYFKSIILSYIQVIYISVNLPKTYFLNNRSLYFLVKLKDSAGNYHYAYLNIPSDKLDRYKKLQSLGDTHYIISIDTIIKKCLSLIFPTGKVVSCNAIKLNRDENYLIEDENSGDLIAKIEAKIEERKRGSSTRFLYDYNMDAETISVCKKAFRLHNNEMIKGGSHHNLYDLFRFPNPVKPNLQGANYPGLQHLPFESNKSVFEIIDRQNQLLHFPYQSYYYVLQFFNQAAINRNVLEIKITLYRISSESLIANALISAAKNGKKVTVFVEVKARFDEYNNLFWSREMKNAGIKIIQSMPNLKVHAKVAMVTMKDKYGNKKHYNYLSTGNFNESTANIYSDFGFFTSEKRYTDDLKKVFAFLKSKKKTEAPKHILAAGFNMKEKLIELIDDEIKNKKEGKEAYIFLKVNGVDEKDIIDKLIEASKAGVDVIMIVRGICTLLPGIKNVSENIEIYRIVDMFLEHSRIYKFANNGQEKVYLSSADMLSRNLNRRIEVAFPIYDQRNIAEINKIIELQLEDNTKRRSVNSEGINELEILDSEIPRRAQTEIYNWIAENNKVESQDF
- a CDS encoding HYR domain-containing protein; translated protein: MKKILLFFCVLQSLITFAQNPADIEHNFGPGPGFGSLVNCMVTQPDGKVIIKGSSVYKGAITKLLIRINPDGSVDPTFDYYVENAFDIKTVALQPDGKLLIGGLDKTLRNRVIRLNSDGSKDTSFEFGAVQEVSAFVSLITLQPDGKILVVNKKDSVEPRRRLIRLNADGSLDSTFDIKNGFDSNVFAVAVQSDGKIIVGGSFSTYQGVAQSYLVRLNADGTKDTSFSIGTGFAGSSVASIVIQNDGQIIVGGGFTRYQGVAQKYLVRINPDGSIDTSFISPPSFMYMTSESVNNMYLQPDGKLLANLYRSNGNDAVYRFNTDGTTDTTFSIPSFSESANILNGRSNADVNAITLLNDGKILIGGKYSYCRDIIDKGIICLNADGTRNATFNKDTGLDAAVFCSAVQTDGKTLIGGFFDNYQGVTQKKLIRLNADGSKDTSFNPDYKFNNEVSSILLQLDGKILVRGKFTDTGNGGRNSLVRLNPDGSLDTSFIKRFEYAVEEMALQPDGKILVSAFVDSYPNLPYRKLFRLNIDGSEDKSFKPGTGYDFTNALISSIVAQPDGKILLGGSFTTFNGLAEKYLIRLNPDGSKDTSFNVVTLHDSAIDVSDIVLQPDGKILVNVGFSNAQVNYQSYLIRLNSDGSKDVSFADGTITENVGTGYSGTIISVVLQSDGKILLGGEYNTYQGVTQNRLTRLNTDGTIDNTFDSKTGFGSPVYTISLFPDGKINVGGVFSGYQGITSAYFIRLKGTYVKPTVSATTIQTNLTCPGNQSGSASIVSVYGGKSPYTYLWSNGATTATVSGLPEGNYWCKITDANSESVTKNFVIITDPDIEKPTIIAPEAVTVNLNTGCTATQISLGTPVTRDNCIITSVTNDAPTEFPLGDTKVTWTVKDANNNTSIAVQTVTVKDVTLPTITAPAPVTVEVGEYCSAKDVVLGTPTTADNCSVASVKNNAPKSFPLGKTTVTWTVTDGSNNSAKATQIVTVKDTTPPTITAPADVVAEMETNCSAINVTLGYPVITDSCANVSVTNNAPGSFPIGKTTVTWTAKDISNNIATATQIVTVKGIDVTITFNAGKLSVAETGATYKWVTCNNGTFTPIANETNAVFTPKQLGSYAVEVIKNGCLARSTCFDVTVLGTKDFELQNSFKLYPNPVKDFITIEMNSSDNAKLNVFDVTGQIVLSKELKATSTKLNISNLPTGVYMFQISNETGIVTKKVIKD